In Haliscomenobacter hydrossis DSM 1100, the DNA window GGGTTATGCCATTCTGGAAGTAAACGGTGCAGAGCTAAAACCCGTTGACATTGGCGTCGTTTATTTGCAAAAATTAGAAGACCACCCTCAAAAGTTGAAGCGGATTTTTGAACGCATCACCAGCATCATTTCTCAATACGGCCCACGCTACCTGGCCATTGAAGCACCTTTTTTTGGCAAAAACCCCCAATCCATGCTCAAACTGGGCAGGGCACAGGGTGTAGCCATGGCCGCTGCCATCACCAAAGGACTGGAAATCACCGAGTACTCACCAAAAAAAATCAAACAGTCCGTAACGGGCAATGGCAACGCCGCCAAAGAACAGGTAGCCGCCATGTTGCAAAACACCTTAAAAGTCAGTCTCGACGGGCAATACCTCGACGCTACCGATGCCTTGGCTGCCGCGGTTTGCCACTACTACCAGTCGCGTTCTCCACTCGGGGGTACGGGTAAAAAGTACAACGATTGGTCGGCGTTTTTGAAAAACAACCCCGAACGCAAAGGTTAAGTTATTCCCCTTCTTCCACTTTGAACTTTGCCAAAACTGGCCGCACCAATTTAGGCCGCTGCAATTCGTTTACGTAAATGGCCTGTCCCACTTTGCCTAAAAAGGGCAAACCAATTTCATCGTATTCATATTTTCCATCGTTGAATACCTCATCGTTGTTGACACGGATGGTGGCTGCAAGCATAAATTCAACGCCGTGCTCAAAGTCCACGATGTAAGCGGCATCGGTCAAGAAACCATAGGCCAAACCTACTTTGTTAAAAATGCGGATGTTGTTGGGAATGGTCATGGGCGCTTTTTTGTCCCCAAACAACAGGAACTTGACGTAGTTGTCCTCTTCCGCATGCTCAGGATAAGACGGATGCGTACTTTCCCGGGGATAAGCCGACATCCAGCGGTACAAAAATTTGTAATCGCTCTCCGTGAGGTCAAAGCGTTGTTCGGGCCGCACCGCTTCCGGGAACAAGACCGCTTTGAGCATATCGTGCAACTCCTCCAATCCCACATAGTTGCGGTTAAGAAAATCAAAAGGCTGGTTGATCATGGTACTATCGCCTTCAATGTACCCTTTGCCTTGCAATTGTTTGCGCAAATTTAGCCGCGGATAAGCCATACTGTTGACCTGACCTTGTTGGAAAATGGGCTTACGCAGGCTGTCAAAAAAGGAAATGGGATTGGTGTAACGATTGCTCTCCACATCAAAGCCAGGAACCGACAAGCGGTGAATAATCCGGGTGCGTTTGTAGCCTTTGTTCCACAATTGTTTGTTGAGGTACTCCTGGCCCAGAAACTCGTACAAACGATTGAACGCATCGTTGTCGCTGACCAAAAAGATCTTTTTAATGTACTGGGCAATCGAGGGCTGATCATTTTCGGCAGTCGTATCCACGGTAACCGAGGTTTGTGGAGGGCGCCCTGCCCCAGTGTGCATGGGGCTATATTTTGACAAGCCTTCTACTTTGATTTGATTGAGTTTTTCCAAGGCCAAAAAAGCGGCGGGCATCTTTACCGCACTGGCTGGATAGTAGTACAAGTTGGTATCCAGGTTGTAGGTATACGACCGGAAAGTGGGAAAATTATTGGCGTCCCGATCAATTTGGGTGTAAATGATCTGCACCTGGTAGCGATCCACATTGTTGAGGATGGTGTCCAGCGCGGGGCCTTGTTTCTCTAAAATCAGGCGCAAGGGATTTTTTTGCGCCGTCAGCCCGGACAATAAAGCCAGGCACAAAGAAAAAGCGAGTAGTATCGGTTTTTGCATGGTCAACTTTTTTCTGATTGACAGTAATTATCTAGTGATTCAAGTAAGCTTGAGATGTCGCCATCAGTATGTAGACTGCTCAATACAATTCGAGTAACCAGGGCATCCTGTGGCGTTGGATACGGAAAACTGGATATCAATATTTTCCGCTGCGATAAAAACGCAGCCAATCCAGAATTCGGGGTATAAAATACGGGATATTCTGGAAAAAAATGAAAATCAACCAACTCCGGTAAATTTTGTACAAATTGCTGAATGTTGCTTTGCAATTTTTGCCGACTTTCGGCATAAAAAGACTGCCCTTGTACCAATGCCAGCAAATAAGCCGGAGCAGGCGGCGAAGCCCCGCCAAAATACGGACTGACCCACAGCCGCTCTAACCACAGCTTCGGCCCCAAAATGACCCCTGCCGGAATGCCCAAGGCTTTGCCCAGAGAGCTGATCACCAGCAATTGTGCGCCCGGCGGCAGTGCCAAACTGCGGTAAATGCCACTCCCCTCTGCTCCGGTCAGGCCAAATCCATGCGAATCGTCGATGACGACAATCAGCTCTCGTTGTAAAGACAAGGTACTCAGCCAGGCGAAGTCGAAACGCCGCACGCGCAAGGGGTCGAGGGAATTGGCGGCAATGACCAGTGCTGGGCCGGGGGTTTGGGCGATGGTTTGTACCCTTTCTACCCAGCTTTCCCAGGTATTTACTTCCGGTGCAGCGTTGGCCCAAATGGCGGGATGGGCACCCGGAGCCGCCAAAACTTGGCCGTATTGGGACAATACCCGCATCAACAACTGCCCGGCGAGGGTACCTGAAGAAAGCAGCAGAGCTTTTTCGGCACCTGCGTAATCTGCCAGAAAATCTTCGGCTCCCGCAAAAATATTGAGTTGGATATTCGACAATCGCGAGCCGCCAAAATGCAAACCATACTGCTGCATTCCGGCTCGAACCAGATTTTGTAGCCCTTCGTTCCAGGCCGCACCCAAATACCCGGTGCCGCTGAAGTAGAGCCAGGGTTCGTTGTCAATTTGAACGGTACGACCGGGTAAGTGATTGAGTTGGTGCATGGTTTTTCAACAATTACAGTATCGAAATTTTCACGCCGGCATTCACCACAAAACCATCCATCGGTGCGTAAATTTCTTTGAATTGCGGATTGTTAATGAATCCGGTGTAAATTGCTCCGAACCGCGTTTGCCGCGTATCCAGAAAGTTTTCAAAATTGAGAAAAATCGACCAGTTTTCCCACATTTTTTCACCCATCAAACCACAAATCCAGTACGCGGGGCTGCGCGAGGCATCACCAAGGCCTTGTGGACTAAAGTAATAAGCTTCCAGGCCAAGACGCCAGCGTTCTTCCAGTTCGTACATCAACACGCTGTTGAGGCGGTGTTTGGGCGTGAGGGGCAGTTGAACGGACTCGCCGGTACTGCGCGAGCGGGCATCCGTGAAGGTATAGCCCAGGAAAAGTTTCCAGGGTTTGCGGTAGCTGAATTTGAGGTTGGTTTCCAGGCCACGGGTGACGTAGTCTCCGTCCAGGTTGGCAAAGGTATAGGTGGTGCCGGAGGTACGGGCTTGCAGCACCAGCGGGTTGTTGAGCTGGGTATAAAAAAACAGCTGGTTCCAGCTAAAGGATATTTCTTTGGAAAGGCCGGGAAGTTTAAAGCTACCCCGGTAATTGAGGTCAAAATTGATGCCGAAAGAACGTTCCAAATTCAGACTATCTGCCGAAGGTAAGGTGATGCCCTGAAAAGCCAGGGATTCGCTTTGTTCGGTAAACAAGGTGGGCGTTTTGTAGCCCAGACCAATGTTGATCCGCGCCGAAATAGCATCGGTCAACTTGTATAAAGCGGCAATCCGCGGCAACACTGCGGCACCGTAGCCTTGCACCAGGTCGGTACGCAAGCCGGTTTCGAGGGTGTATTGTTCATTCGGACTCCAGGTGTATTGTACAAAAGTGCCAAAGTTACGGATGTTCAAAATGCGTGGAGTACGTGGATTACTAAGGGTTTGCCGCGTCCCTTCTTCAAAATGATCACTTTGGTAATTGAGTCCGCCGATCAACTCCTGATTGGATTTGGGTCGAAAACGCCCGTGCAATTCCGAAAATGAAGCCAATTGTGCCCCTTCAAAACGGAATTGCCGCTGGTTGAGGATCCTGCTGAAGCGATTGATCGTATTGCGCAGGCTAAAATGCAGGCGCTTGTTGGGGGTATGGTCGATTTGGACTTGTGAGGCAAAGCGGGCGCTGATGTTGCGTTCAAAATAACCAAACCGGGAATTGCCCCGCACATAGTCGACATCGCCCCCCAGGCGGTTTTCTTTGCTGTAATTGAACCCGACCTGAATGGTGGTGTTTTCCTCAAAATAAAACCAAAAGCGGGGATTGATGCTCAGGCGATTGAAGCGGGGAATGGCCGTTAGTCCAATGTTCGCGGGGTCGTAGGCCGAACCCGAGTTCCGCGAAGCCAGGAGGGTAAAGCCCACATCGTCGTCGAGCATTTTGCTGTAAAAAGCACTGAGGTCAAGGCCTCCGGCGGAGGTGGTATTGGCCAAAAGCCGCAATTGGGGTTCCGCTTCGGGTTGGCGGGTGATGAAATTGACCAGTCCGGCAATGGCCCCGCCACCGTAAAGGGTGGACGCCGAGCCTTTGATGACTTCCACTTGTTTGAGGTCCAGGGGCAGGATTTGCAACAAACTCAAACCGCTGGACAATCCGGCATACATGGGCAAGCCATCGCGCAACAATTGGGTATAGCGCCCATCGAGGCCCTGGATACGGATGGAGGCATTGGCCGAAGAGGCGGAGGTCTGTTGGGTTTGGATGCCGGTACTTTCGTTGAGCAGCATGCGTACATCACCGGGTTTCATGTTGCTTTTTTCCTCCAGTTCTTCCCCCGTAATGGCTTCCACCCGGGTGGGAATATCGGCAATGCTGCGGCTACTGCGGGTGCTGCGGATGAGCACTTCTTCGAGTTCTTCTTCTTGTTCGCTCAGGGAAAAAACCACTTGGGCATCGGCGGTCAAAGGAAGGGTAACGTTGCGCTGAATGCTGCGATAGCCCAGGTAGCGGCATTGCAGGGTATGCTCTCCATCGGGCACTTCCCGCAGTATCAACAGCCCTGCCGAGTCGGTTTCTCCCCCGATGTTGTACCCCTGCACCAGGATGCTCGCCCCACTGAGCGGTTTTTGGGTAGCGGCATCGCGCACCTTGATGTTGAGGGTATTTTGAGCAAACAAATGCAATGCGGGGAGGGTCAACAGGACAAGTAAAAGTTTTCTCATTCAGCGGATGTTTAAATCATCCGGTAAAATTATGCAAAGATCATGCCTTAGTGCGAAGGTTTGGGTAAGTATTTCAAAAATAGGGAAACTGCATAGGTGAGAAAAGCAAGTGCAGGCTTCACAAAATTTCTAATGCCTATTCACAATCCTGATCAGCTGCCCATTCGTTTCATCCGTCAAAATGTACAATTTCCCCATTGGACTTTGTAGCACTTTACGGGCACGAACCCGGCTATCCAAAAATAGTTCTTCTACATTTTTAACGGTTTCATTTTCAACCGTAAAACGCCACAGACTGCCTTTGGAAAGACCCGTGACGAATAGATTGCCTTTCCAAGTTGGAAACTCATCGCCTGAATAAAAAGTCAAGCCTGTAGGTGCAACAGTGTGTTGCCAGAACCAAAGTGGGGCGGTATAGGTGCTGTCTTTTAATTTGGGAGGGGTGTAGCCTTCAAAACGGTATTTACCGGTGGTTTTGATGGGCCAGCCATAGTTTGCGCCTGCTTTTAAGACATTGATTTCATCACCTTGATGCGTACCATGTTCGCTAAACCAAATTTTGTGGGAGATAGGGTCGTGAGTCAGGCCCTGGGTTGCCCGAATACCTATGGCATACAATCCAGGTGTGGCACCAACACCAAAATCAGGGTTGTCGTTCGGAATACTTCCATCGGAATTGATGCGGTATATTTTTCCCCTTTTGTCCTGTACGTTTTGAGCAATGGGTAGGGCTGGTTCGTCTTTTTCCGTAAACAAACGCTCCCCAATACTGATGTACAATTTGCCATCTGGTCCAAAGGTCATCCCGCCGCCATAGTGGCAACATTCATTGGTGTATGGAGCCGCGAGCAGAAGTGTTTTGAGATTCGTCAGTACGTCATTTTCTAAAGTTGCTCGGACGACTTTGGTGGTTTTACCCGCTGTGGTCTCTGCAGTATAGGACAGGTAGAGGTATTTGTTTTGGGCAAACTGAGGGTCTAGCAATACCTCAAATTTGCCCGCATTATCGCCAAAACCGCCAAGCGTAGTTACGATATCGCTTGGATAACCCTTAATCGGGGTTTTTACTTTTGTTCTTAGGTTAACCTTCACTAGGTCGCCTTCTTTTTCCGAGATCAAGACCTCCTCTTCCGACAAAAAAGCCATGCTCCAGGGGCGGTTCAAGCCACTCAGCACCACTTCTTTTTCTGGCGCAGCGGTTCTAATTCGGTGTGGCGTGCGGGTAGAAATTTTATCAAAGATCAACCAGCCCTCGGTGGTCTTCATCAAATTGAAGTAATCGGTGAATTTATCCGTAGCCGTATGGATTTCTACCTTTGCCCCGGCAATCAGGTTGTCCGTAATGTCCACGTAAACGATATTGGTGCTGAGGCTTTTATCCCTTTCCCTTGGCCTAAAACGACTGACGTAATCCAACTTGGGCATGAGGATAAATTGCCCGCTTCGATAATTGTAATTTTTCAACTGGCAAGAGTGGTGCATGGCTTTGCTCAGCTTGGCGGTATCGCCCGTAGCCCAACCGTCGAAATACAATTGAATGGTGGTTTCAATTTGCTGCCGGTCGGTTTGGGCAAAAGAGGTGTAGCAAGTTAGGCTCAGTGCCAACAGTACAAGTCTATTTTTCATTTTTAAAATTTAAAAATTCACAATACACAAATGTCCAAAAGGAGCAGGGGGAAATTGTCCAAATAAGGGTTTACAGGAGTTCGGATTTATAAATATGGAGTAAAAACCTATATTTTAACAATGTGCTGTCTGTATTTAGCCGGTGTCAAGCCTTTGATCTTTTTAAATGTGCTGAAAAAAGTAGATTTTGAATTAAAGCCCACTTCATCGCCAATGCCTTCAATGGAGAGTAGCGTATCGGTTTTCAATAATTTACAAGCTTCAACGATGCGGTATTCATTGATAAACTGGGTAAAATTTTTGCCCAAACTTTCATTTAAAAACTGCGACAATTGGTGAGGCGAAAGGCGCAATTCCTGGGCAAGGTCTTGCAGTTTTAGATTGGGGTTTCTAAAAACCTGTTTTTCTTTCATGAGTTGTTCCAGCTTGTTCTGCCAAAGTATAGCTTCTTCATCACTTAGCTTTTTACTGTTGATACGGGATGTACTTGGAAATAAATCGTCATTCTTTTTTCGGTTCAAAAGAATAAAAATGCTGACATACAAAGCAAAGGAAAATGTAATGGCCGCACTGATGTACGGCAGTCCGCCCCAAAAGGCCCAAAGAAACGCCGCAAAAATCAATACATTGATGAGGTAGATGGAAGCCATCCAAAGATCATACGGTATAGCTTCCGCTCGCTGGAAAAACACCTTCTTCAACACATCTTTCATTAAAATGCCAGACGCAACTAAATAAATTGCCCACTCCGTATAGATGATCGGCACATAAACCCGGTTCCATACCCAAGGGTATTGTTGATATGGCAAAATGATGCCTCCTAGGGCAATGAGCGAAAAAAGAACCAGAAGATGGATACCCCAATCACAGGGCAAAGATTTAATTGAATTTAACCCCGATTTTAAGAAAAAGTAAAGTGTAGGTCCAATGAAAAAACAGGCGGATAGCCCAATTTGCAAATAGATTTTGGGCAAATCATGGTCGAAATAGAACAAAACGGATTTGCCAACCCTCAAACTCAAGGCCAAAAGCAGTGCTCCCAGAAAATAATGAGATACCGTTCTTCTTTTGGCAAAAAAGAAAAAATAGCTACTCAACAACAATCCATTAAATGCGCCCAGTGCACTGAAAAAGAAGAATATACTTTTGCTTAACTCCATACTATTCTAGATTGCTCAACAAGTCAAAGGTAGTCGATATAAACTTTTCCGCAGCACTCGATTTGTCTCTTATTGATACCTTGGGAGTACCAAAACGCTGATGGGCAGTCTTTTCCTTGCTGGTTTTGTCGGCTCTTGCTGCCGTTTTTTAATGTATACCCCACGCGGGATGATCAGGTGATTTTTGTCTCTTTCTTTTTTCGCCCTGCCGTGTTGCAAATGCTCGCCGTAGCTTTGGCTACGTCTGCGCTTTGCGCCTTGAAGGTCAAAAAAATAAATTCGCCAAAATTTCACCTGCCCATCCCGCCTGGGGTATAAAAAACAGCGCTTGAAATAATGTGAATTAATGGTTATTTTTACGGAAATATCTTCAGATGGTTACCTATCAAGTTCAGATTCCTGAGTCAAATCAGGCAGCGTTTATGGACATCATTAAATCGCTCCAAAGCTTGGGCGTAATATCTTCTTTTTCTATTTCCGAATCGTTGGCACATCCAGGAGAGCCCGTAGCAATCAATAGCCTTTTAGAGATGCTTCAATCAGCCGAGAAACAGGCTGAGGATGGAACAGTGGTACCCGCAGATCAAGTGATTGAATTCATGAAATCATGGCGGGAAAGAAAGTAGAGTGGACGGCCAATGCATTGGCAATGGTAAGCGATATTTACGATTATTTAGAAGATCAGGCTGGGGATGATGTTGCCTCCGATTACATCGATACTTTACTCGAATATGGCAATAGTTTGGATGAAAAATCTGAACATTTCTCGTTTTGTAGACATCCAAAACTTCAGGAGAAGGGTTATAGATGTGCTCAATTCCGCAAAACCTATGTTGTCATTTATAAAGAGAATGCACTGAAAGTAAGCATCTTGGCCGTTATTCATGTCAAACGTAGTCCAGAGATTTTTGGGGACATATGAATGCTTCTATTCAAACAAATCAAAGTGATTTTCCTTAATGATTTTTGAGATATGCATTGCGTTACTTTTATTGTTGATTAGATTCAAGCTATACATTCGGTAGATGATACTTGTCTTTGTAGTTTTAAATTGCAAGGCAAGCGCATTAACGATTTTATGAAAATCGTCTTGGGAGTACTTATTGTCATCCACATAAAGAGGTTCATAGCTTCGCCTACCGAAATGGCTGAATACACTTTTGCAAAACAGTTCAAATATTCCAGATGGCATCAATAATGATGAGGCAAATCGATTTGCCTGCCATTCTATCCATTGTCTTTGATTGGTAAAATTAGCTTTTCCAAGCCAAAAACTAAACTTATGGTCTTCAAATGTTTCATATGAGTTTTGCGATATAGCCAACTTATTATGAAGGCAAATGTGTCCAAATTCATGACCTAAAATAAAACTAAATCTACTGTCTCCTTTTAAGCTGCCATCCATAACGAGTGTCTTTTGTCCAAAATCGACAGATGCCACTATATGTCTTCCTTCTAAATCTTTACGGGCTTCACTAGAGAATATTATCTCATACTTAAGGGTTTCGCTAATAAAGTGCATAATTTTATCCAAATCTAATGGCTCAACACCTGTAAGAAACCCTGGTTGGATTTGTTCTAATATTTCAATTGTGATTTCGTCAATTTCATCACCGGATAATTTCGGTAGCTCCAAACTGCTTATTTGTTTCGTATTTTGTAAATACTCAATAAAGCCAAATAAGATTATTTTTTCTATTTGGTTTTGAATGCCTTGCGTGATTATTATTATTCCAAAAGGGTCATCAAGGTCGATTTTATAACCTGAAATTTGTCTTTCACGATTAGAGTTTGATTTATGTAGGATTATATTGAATGTTAAATTAGAATTAACTTCAACTAACGAAATTCCCTTCGATCGGGCATATTTATAGGCACCACTACTAAAGCCTTTATTAGTGATGAACATACCTTTAACATTTAGGCCACTAACCTGACTTACTTTTGAATGAAATTCTTCTAAATCATCTATAGGAACATTTTTGGCATAATTTTTACACTCAATTAGATAGAGCACAAAGTACTTATCTGAATGGGGTAGCTTTACTTCAATAGAAATGTCAAACACTATCTCATCATCTCGATCCCTAGAAAAATAACCTTTTTGCTGGAAAACAGTGGACTGGGAAGGAATAATTCCGAGTTCGAAATTCTCTAGTTTTTGCTTGATTATTGCATAAGCTAAATTTTCAAAATAATCCCCCTTTTGTTTTGTTGTTAAGTCACCCATTATTCAATTTTTGAGTGTATTATGCACCCGAAGAATCAAATATACCTCTTCCTGCCCGTAATTACAATTCTCTTACGTGTCAAATTGATAAACCATTGGCTTATTCTTGATCACATTGTAAGCTTTATTTGGGATAAGTGCATGTATTGCCTCCTCAATGAGCAGAAAGCACGAAATCATGTCCTGGGCCAACTTCTTTATCAAAACATGGCCGCTTCATAATCAGGGCTACACCCCACAAAAAATCACCCCCACAACTGATTTTAATTTTTTCAACAAAGCCCCCAATACCAACAACTTGAGGCATCAAACTCATCAACACCATGAAAGCACAAATTCAACGCCACGCCTCCAACAACCCCGTTTATGGGATGGGCTTTATTGGAGCCCTTGTGTATTACCTTTCCCATGCTACAAGTTTTTGGATGGGTGTGTTAGGGTTTTTAAAGGCCATTTTTTGGCCTGGTTTTTTGGTCTACGAAGCCCTTAAAGCCTTGGGAATGTAAAATGTTTTTTAGACAGCATTCAGTAATGGAAACGAGTTCGATGTATAATTGGCTTCTTGAAGGCGACGTCGCCATCCAATTTCAGGTACAACGCGACCTGTGCGGCGAGTTGAATCTCGACCTCCAGCGTCGCATCAAAACCGAGGGCTGGGGCAGGGCGTTTTTGGAAAAAAGAAACCCAAATGGGGGCTGGGGACAGGACTATTATCAACCCAAGTGGATTTCAACTCATTATACCTTGCTCGATCTGAAGAACCTGCAAATCGAGCCCGAGGTGCCGGAAATCCGTCAAACCATCGAACGGGTACTTCGGACCGAAAAAGGTCCAGACGGCGGAATTCTGCCCATCGGCTCCACCCGCCGGAGCGATGTATGTGTGAACGGGATGTTCCTCAATTTTGCCTGCTACTTTGGCGCAGCGGAACCCGATTTGCAATCAATAGTGGATTTTTTATTGGAACAAAGGGTTGCCGACGGCGGTTTCAATTGCCGGTCGAACCGCCAGGGTTGTGTACATAGTTCACTACATTCGACTATCTCGGTGCTGGAAGGCATTTTGGAATATCAACAGAACGGCTATACCTACCGCCTGCCGGAATTGCTCGCCGCGGCCGCTACTTCGCAGGAATTCATCTTACTGCATCGGCTGTTTAAATCGGATAAAACCGGGGCTGTTATTGACCACAAAATGACCATGCTTTCTTGGCCAAGCCGCTGGAAATACGACATTTTGCGCGCCCTGGACTATTTCCAAAAGGCAAATTTACCCTACGACCCCAAAATGGAGGATGCCCTGCAACAGTTGCGCTCCAAACGCAAAGCGGATGGCAAGTGGCCGTTGCAAGCTAGACACCCCGGGCAAGTGCATTTCGAGATGGAAAAACCCGGGCAGCCGAGCCGTTGGAATACGCTGCGGGCTTTGCGGGTGCTAAGGGCATACAAGTACTGACATTGGGTTATCGGTGTCCAGTTTATCGTTGTTTTGTCTCACAAAAATTGATTTCAATCATGGAAAAACTCGATCTGACTAAACTCCACAAAAAATATTACACCGCCAAAACCACCCCGGAAATCGTGGACATCGAAACCGTGCGCTACATCTCTATTTTGGGCAAGGGCGACCCTTCCAGCGAGGCTTTTTCGGCTGATATTCAGTTGCTGTATCCAGTGGCTTATGCCATCAAGTTCACCTGCAAGGAGGCGGGCAAAGACTTCACCGTATCGAAATTGGAGGGGCAATGGTGGTACGACGAACAAAAATTTGGCAAGCCGACCATGTCCGAAGCCCCACTAAAAGTGCCCCGCAGCGAGTGGGAATACCGTCTGCTCATCCGGTTACCGGATTTTGTGGATGAAAAAATGGTCAATTCAGCGGTCGCTTCGGTCACTTCAAAAAAGAATATACCCGATGCGGCACGGGTGCATTTTTTTGAAATGACGGAGGGAAAATGTGTACAAATGTTGCACATAGGCGCCTTTGCCGAGGAACCTGCTTCACTGCAAAAAATGCTCGATTTCATGCAAGCGCAGGGCATGTCCCAAAATGGCCTGCACCACGAAATTTACCTTTCTGATTTTCGGAAAACTGCAGCGGAGAATTTGAAAACTATTTTGCGGGAGCCTTTCAAAACAACGTAAAATGTTTCTTAATAGCTCGTTGCATTTTTATTGCGCACGTTAAAGACGTGCATATAATAGTACAAGTTTGAAAAAATATATGTATCAGCGTTGCCACTGGAGGGAAAGACTCGCACCAGCGGGAAATGATGCCGAATGGAGGGAAAAGTGGGGTAACTTGCCCTAAAAAGGAGTGTGATCATAAAAATAAAAACAATTATACTTCGTTTTTTAGTGAACGCCTTTTGTAGATAATCATGGTCAATTATCGCAACTTTTTCAAATTCAAAACTGAACAAAACCATTTTTATGAAAAAGCCCATACTTTTCGTTTTATGCTGCATTTTTATTGGCCAGCAGGCTGTATTGGGCCAATTCTATATGTTTGAAAAACTCAGTCCTAAAGAGGTTGAGACTATAAAAGAACGAAAGTTAATTGTGCTTTTAGCAGAGCCTACTCCTGCTGATATCTCTTACTACCGCTACAGGCGGCAGAAGGATGAAATTGTTAAATTGGAAAAACTATGCGATGCATTCAATGAGGCAGTGAAGCAAGCAATAGCCGCTCGCTGGACCATGCACAAAGATGTAAAATTCACGAACCTTGAAGGGTACAAAAAGAACTATGCAAAAGAAGGTAAGCAATATGTGGTGATGCATTTTAGTAACCTTGATTATTCCATGTCCACGAGTTTTCGTATAAAGCTAGATACCAGTGGCAAAAAAGGTTACGAAACCTTGTTGTGCAATAATTTTGTAGCTTTTTCGAAGGGTGAAAAGTCCTTAAAGAGTACTATACACTATTTGATGTTACCTGAAGTAATCCCAGGAGAATTATCTGCTCACTTCATTATGGGTGTGAACGAATTTTTATTCCGTAAGGTTCTGGAAAAAGATGAAAAATTGACACGTTCGGAGATGTCTGAGGCGATTTTGAAAGGCAAGGCCAAACTTTCCAACAAAACCCTGTTGATTTGCAAAGATTGGGTTCTTTCC includes these proteins:
- a CDS encoding type II toxin-antitoxin system RelE/ParE family toxin, with amino-acid sequence MAGKKVEWTANALAMVSDIYDYLEDQAGDDVASDYIDTLLEYGNSLDEKSEHFSFCRHPKLQEKGYRCAQFRKTYVVIYKENALKVSILAVIHVKRSPEIFGDI
- a CDS encoding restriction endonuclease; protein product: MGDLTTKQKGDYFENLAYAIIKQKLENFELGIIPSQSTVFQQKGYFSRDRDDEIVFDISIEVKLPHSDKYFVLYLIECKNYAKNVPIDDLEEFHSKVSQVSGLNVKGMFITNKGFSSGAYKYARSKGISLVEVNSNLTFNIILHKSNSNRERQISGYKIDLDDPFGIIIITQGIQNQIEKIILFGFIEYLQNTKQISSLELPKLSGDEIDEITIEILEQIQPGFLTGVEPLDLDKIMHFISETLKYEIIFSSEARKDLEGRHIVASVDFGQKTLVMDGSLKGDSRFSFILGHEFGHICLHNKLAISQNSYETFEDHKFSFWLGKANFTNQRQWIEWQANRFASSLLMPSGIFELFCKSVFSHFGRRSYEPLYVDDNKYSQDDFHKIVNALALQFKTTKTSIIYRMYSLNLINNKSNAMHISKIIKENHFDLFE
- a CDS encoding GyrI-like domain-containing protein gives rise to the protein MEKLDLTKLHKKYYTAKTTPEIVDIETVRYISILGKGDPSSEAFSADIQLLYPVAYAIKFTCKEAGKDFTVSKLEGQWWYDEQKFGKPTMSEAPLKVPRSEWEYRLLIRLPDFVDEKMVNSAVASVTSKKNIPDAARVHFFEMTEGKCVQMLHIGAFAEEPASLQKMLDFMQAQGMSQNGLHHEIYLSDFRKTAAENLKTILREPFKTT